The proteins below come from a single Streptomyces tubercidicus genomic window:
- a CDS encoding peptidoglycan-binding protein, with product MKQLQIWNAISDPNVIKVGQRLMVAKASTGEPQPGDPSFIPFPGAEWFKTLPTSPIIRMMGLRLVEEGCGAPYGFSGPGPKWNDKHRQAYASYQNALGYSGSDADGWPGRKSWDQLRVPFPEEDWGAAE from the coding sequence GTGAAGCAGCTTCAGATCTGGAATGCTATTTCGGATCCCAACGTCATCAAGGTAGGGCAGCGGCTAATGGTCGCCAAGGCATCGACGGGAGAGCCGCAGCCCGGTGATCCCAGTTTCATTCCGTTCCCCGGTGCGGAGTGGTTCAAGACCCTGCCGACCAGCCCGATCATCCGGATGATGGGGCTGCGCCTCGTGGAGGAGGGGTGTGGTGCCCCTTACGGGTTCAGCGGCCCGGGGCCGAAGTGGAATGACAAGCACCGTCAGGCATACGCCTCCTATCAGAACGCCTTGGGGTACTCGGGTTCGGATGCGGACGGCTGGCCGGGGCGGAAATCATGGGATCAGCTGCGTGTTCCGTTCCCGGAGGAGGACTGGGGCGCCGCGGAGTGA
- a CDS encoding PepSY domain-containing protein produces MKANAKRTLTPRAAVLATAAAVALIGSTSAATAFADDDGPAPQSSVQLSQKERHLDDTAKDRAQVKADKISQSEATAKALKAVPGTATSAELDNADRNGSLIWEVDILGKDHKNHDVTIDAGNGKVLNQHTDRDDDAAQDAAETQALVKADKIGHGKATDKALKAVPGTVVSYGLDDNDRNGSAVWEVDVLGKDHKSHDVTVDAAGGKILNQHVDQDDKDNNDGDDD; encoded by the coding sequence ATGAAGGCCAACGCCAAGCGCACGCTCACCCCCCGCGCCGCCGTCCTCGCCACGGCCGCCGCTGTCGCGCTGATCGGCAGCACGAGTGCCGCGACCGCCTTCGCGGACGACGACGGCCCGGCCCCGCAGTCCTCGGTCCAGCTCTCCCAGAAGGAGCGCCACCTGGACGACACCGCCAAGGACCGCGCCCAGGTCAAGGCCGACAAGATCAGCCAGTCCGAGGCCACCGCCAAGGCCCTCAAGGCCGTCCCCGGCACCGCGACTTCCGCCGAACTCGACAACGCGGACCGCAACGGCTCCCTCATCTGGGAGGTCGACATCCTCGGCAAGGACCACAAGAACCACGACGTCACCATCGACGCCGGCAACGGCAAGGTCCTCAACCAGCACACCGACCGAGACGACGACGCCGCCCAGGACGCCGCCGAGACCCAGGCCCTGGTCAAGGCCGACAAGATCGGCCACGGCAAGGCCACCGACAAGGCGTTGAAGGCCGTCCCCGGCACCGTCGTCTCCTACGGCCTCGACGACAACGACCGCAACGGCTCCGCCGTCTGGGAGGTCGACGTCCTCGGCAAGGACCACAAGAGCCACGACGTCACCGTCGACGCGGCCGGCGGCAAGATCCTCAACCAGCACGTCGACCAGGACGACAAGGACAACAACGACGGCGACGACGACTGA
- a CDS encoding peptidase inhibitor family I36 protein — protein sequence MATLPLATSTTASASSACRKGSVCTWSKNDFGGTKATSGLNPSPGCYPWGGKTVSNQAKRNIRVYSGASCSGKRVDIKSGHWGQTKPGATIKSIAVMGP from the coding sequence ATCGCGACGCTGCCGCTCGCCACCTCGACGACCGCATCTGCCTCGTCCGCCTGCCGGAAGGGCTCGGTCTGCACGTGGTCGAAGAATGACTTCGGCGGCACCAAGGCCACCAGTGGCTTGAACCCCTCGCCGGGCTGCTACCCGTGGGGCGGCAAGACTGTCTCCAACCAGGCCAAGAGGAATATTCGGGTCTACAGCGGCGCGTCGTGCTCCGGCAAGAGGGTCGACATCAAGTCCGGCCACTGGGGCCAGACCAAGCCGGGTGCGACGATCAAGTCCATCGCGGTCATGGGTCCGTGA
- a CDS encoding NUDIX hydrolase gives MALVPPKSFFDHVQTEPFRQADEADAVVEVASGSVAISAAPPSAMDSLPGTAVREMREETGLDVEITGLVGTYTDPRHIIASSDGEVHRQFNVCFTARVLGGQLAISDESTELRFAQPDEIDQLPMHHTQRLRLRHFLEHRERPYLG, from the coding sequence GTGGCCTTGGTGCCGCCGAAGTCATTCTTCGACCACGTGCAGACCGAGCCCTTCCGGCAGGCGGACGAGGCAGATGCGGTCGTCGAGGTGGCGAGCGGCAGCGTCGCGATAAGCGCAGCGCCGCCGAGCGCGATGGATTCACTCCCAGGAACAGCCGTCCGCGAAATGCGGGAAGAAACGGGCCTGGACGTCGAGATCACCGGGCTCGTGGGCACGTACACCGACCCTCGCCACATCATCGCCTCCTCGGACGGCGAGGTACACAGACAGTTCAATGTCTGCTTCACGGCCCGCGTGCTCGGTGGCCAACTGGCGATCTCGGACGAGTCCACGGAGCTGCGGTTCGCCCAGCCCGACGAGATTGATCAACTGCCGATGCACCACACGCAGCGGCTCCGGCTCCGCCACTTTCTGGAGCACCGTGAGCGGCCCTATCTCGGCTGA
- a CDS encoding toll/interleukin-1 receptor domain-containing protein, translated as MTYTPAEVRALTPVRRTAELRALQKPDLCDVFLCHAWDDRRGAATELHDLLEAEGVSVWFSEKDIVLGQPFMREIDRGLARSRTGLVLVTPALLQRVDSRGVSDKELSELLARDLLIPVVHETTYDELRNVSPLLASRNGLNTADGSMADIATKIAELVAVEDDLTAPPTPAN; from the coding sequence GTGACTTACACGCCTGCCGAGGTGCGGGCGCTGACTCCCGTTCGCCGCACCGCCGAGTTGCGCGCGCTTCAAAAGCCAGACCTTTGCGATGTCTTCCTCTGCCACGCGTGGGATGACCGGCGCGGTGCTGCTACGGAGTTGCACGACCTGCTGGAAGCAGAGGGTGTGTCGGTCTGGTTCAGCGAGAAGGACATTGTGCTCGGCCAACCGTTCATGCGGGAAATCGACAGAGGCCTGGCGAGGTCGCGTACGGGTCTCGTCCTGGTCACCCCTGCGCTACTGCAACGCGTCGACAGCCGGGGCGTCTCTGACAAGGAGCTCTCGGAGCTCCTTGCACGTGACCTGCTGATTCCTGTCGTGCACGAGACGACCTACGACGAACTCCGGAACGTTAGCCCCTTGCTTGCCTCCCGAAACGGGTTGAACACGGCGGATGGTTCGATGGCAGACATTGCCACCAAGATCGCCGAGTTGGTCGCCGTTGAGGACGACCTGACCGCGCCGCCCACACCGGCGAACTAG
- a CDS encoding IS481 family transposase: MSHRNARLTVHGRRLLVDRVRSGRPVAHVAAEMGISRTTAHKWVRRFVAEGDAGLHDRASCPHRTPHRTSAADEARVCHLRTSRKLGPARIGPILGMPASTVHRVLTRHGLGRLAFLDRPTGQVIRRFERNRPGELVHVDVKKLGRIPDGGGHKVLGPQAGRATRSSMGFDYVHSAVDDHTRLAYSEVHGDEKAATCAAFLDRAATFFQNVGIDRIERVLTDNAWPYRKNFAWRDALARLGATGKLTRAYRPPTNGKVERFHRALADEWAYTRPYTSNDERTAALPDFLHTYNHHRSHTALNGQPPITRVNNAPGQYT; the protein is encoded by the coding sequence GTGTCCCACCGTAATGCCCGGTTGACTGTTCACGGCAGGAGGCTGCTGGTCGACCGGGTTCGGTCCGGTCGCCCCGTGGCCCATGTGGCAGCCGAGATGGGAATCTCACGCACCACAGCTCACAAGTGGGTCCGGCGGTTCGTGGCTGAAGGCGATGCGGGACTGCACGACCGTGCCAGCTGTCCGCACAGGACCCCGCACCGCACCTCCGCAGCAGATGAAGCACGTGTGTGCCACCTACGTACAAGCCGCAAGCTCGGACCGGCCCGCATCGGGCCGATCCTGGGGATGCCCGCCTCCACCGTGCACCGTGTCCTGACCCGCCACGGTCTGGGCCGCCTGGCCTTCCTCGACCGGCCCACCGGGCAGGTCATCCGCCGCTTTGAGCGCAACCGCCCCGGCGAGCTGGTCCACGTGGACGTGAAGAAACTCGGTCGGATCCCCGACGGCGGCGGCCACAAAGTCCTCGGCCCCCAAGCCGGCCGCGCCACCCGCAGCAGCATGGGCTTCGACTACGTCCACTCCGCCGTCGACGACCACACCCGCCTCGCCTACAGCGAGGTCCACGGCGACGAGAAGGCCGCCACCTGCGCGGCCTTCCTCGACAGGGCAGCCACGTTCTTCCAGAACGTGGGCATCGACCGCATAGAACGCGTCCTGACCGACAACGCCTGGCCCTACCGCAAGAACTTCGCCTGGCGCGACGCCCTGGCCCGTCTCGGCGCCACCGGCAAGCTCACCCGCGCCTACAGGCCGCCGACCAACGGCAAAGTCGAACGCTTCCACCGCGCCCTCGCCGACGAGTGGGCCTACACCCGGCCCTACACCAGCAACGACGAACGCACAGCCGCCCTGCCAGACTTCCTCCACACCTACAACCACCACCGCAGCCACACCGCACTCAACGGCCAGCCACCCATCACCCGCGTGAACAACGCTCCAGGTCAATACACCTAG